In one Antennarius striatus isolate MH-2024 chromosome 1, ASM4005453v1, whole genome shotgun sequence genomic region, the following are encoded:
- the zgc:165481 gene encoding E3 ubiquitin-protein ligase RNF182 — MNCPQSESEEKDCPSPEELDCKICYQRYNAHNRKPKILDCLHRVCTHCLIKILDIGDGPGFIACPFCRHQTEVIEYEVSALPDDTNIISHLVIQDQSWSADNNGGVVLTPKSFASSPSQASSNCLVITIMEVQRDSQQSPSQNGSSDFYGEPRLNSESMGSNGPTDPDTMSKFCNHVPRILVWLLGLLYFGSLPLGIYLLVIQRVTLGIVCVSLVPSSLTVCLVYGFCQCLCQGMCDCSSLH, encoded by the coding sequence ATGAATTGTCCTCAGTCTGAGTCAGAGGAGAAAGACTGTCCTTCACCTGAAGAACTAGACTGTAAAATCTGTTACCAACGTTACAATGCCCACAACCGCAAACCTAAGATCCTGGACTGCCTGCATCGGGTCTGCACACATTGTCTCATCAAGATCTTGGACATTGGAGATGGACCAGGCTTCATCGCTTGTCCCTTTTGTCGACACCAAACTGAAGTTATAGAATATGAAGTGTCGGCCCTGCCTGATGATACTAATATAATTTCCCACTTGGTAATTCAGGACCAATCTTGGAGCGCAGACAACAATGGGGGGGTGGTCTTGACTCCAAAGAGCTTCGCCTCCAGCCCATCTCAAGCATCCTCCAACTGCCTGGTGATCACTATCATGGAAGTACAAAGGGATTCACAGCAATCTCCCAGCCAAAACGGTAGCTCTGATTTCTACGGTGAACCAAGACTGAACTCAGAATCAATGGGCTCCAATGGACCAACTGATCCGGATACCATGTCTAAGTTCTGTAACCATGTACCTCGCATCCTGGTTTGGCTGCTGGGATTATTATACTTTGGCTCACTGCCTCTTGGAATCTACTTGTTGGTAATCCAGAGAGTGACATTGGGCATTGTATGTGTCAGCTTGGTGCCATCAAGCCTAACAGTTTGCCTGGTCTACGGGTTCTGCCAGTGTCTATGCCAGGGCATGTGTGACTGCTCCTCCTTGCATTAA